From the genome of Chelonia mydas isolate rCheMyd1 chromosome 2, rCheMyd1.pri.v2, whole genome shotgun sequence, one region includes:
- the CCDC12 gene encoding coiled-coil domain-containing protein 12 isoform X2, translating to MKKNKDNGEPENKQFREDDEEDATKHKELKLRNYIPEDEDLKKRKVPQAKPASVEDKVKDQLEAAKPEPIIEEVDLANLAPRKPDWDLKRDVAKKLEKLEKRTQRAIAELIRERLRGQEEELASAVGSAKQEGSDSD from the exons aataaggacaatggtgAACCTGAGAATAAGCAGTTTAGAGAAGATGACGAAGAGGATGCCACCAAACACaa GGAGCTCAAGCTGCGAAATTACATTCCCGAGGATGAAGATCTCAAGAAAAGGAAGGTGCCTCAGGCCAAGCCAGCCTCAG TGGAAGATAAGGTGAAAGACCAACTGGAAGCAGCAAAGCCAGAGCCTATTATTGAAGAAGTG GATTTGGCAAACCTCGCCCCCAGAAAGCCAGACTG GGATTTAAAGCGAGACGTAGCCAAGAaactggaaaaactggagaagagAACGCAAAGGGCAATTGCTGAATTGATAA GAGAGCGATTGAGAGGCCAAGAGGAAGAACTGGCATCAGCTGTTGGATCAGCAAAGCAGGAAGGAAGTGATTCTGATTAA